One part of the Chryseobacterium mulctrae genome encodes these proteins:
- the pncA gene encoding bifunctional nicotinamidase/pyrazinamidase: protein MKKALIIVDVQNDFCEGGALAVPGANEVIPYINLLMEENHYDQIVLTQDWHPANHKSFASNNNRKVGESIILNGVPQFMWPDHCVENTFGAEFHKDLNRDKVTHIIQKGKNTEIDAYSGFQDNNHFMKTGLDDFLKYHEIQLVEIVGLALDYCVKFTCIDAAANGYITCLHFNGTRAVNVKPDNGKDAIFEMLQKGVTILG, encoded by the coding sequence ATGAAAAAAGCATTAATAATAGTCGATGTACAAAACGATTTTTGTGAAGGCGGAGCTTTGGCTGTTCCGGGAGCAAACGAAGTAATTCCCTACATCAATCTTCTGATGGAAGAAAATCATTACGACCAGATTGTTCTTACTCAAGATTGGCATCCTGCAAATCACAAAAGTTTTGCAAGCAATAACAATAGAAAAGTGGGCGAAAGTATTATTTTAAACGGTGTTCCGCAGTTTATGTGGCCAGATCACTGTGTAGAAAATACTTTTGGTGCAGAATTTCATAAAGATCTAAACAGAGATAAAGTAACTCACATTATTCAGAAAGGAAAAAATACTGAGATTGATGCTTACAGCGGTTTTCAGGACAACAATCATTTTATGAAAACAGGTTTGGATGATTTCTTGAAATATCACGAAATTCAATTGGTGGAAATTGTTGGTTTAGCATTAGATTATTGTGTAAAATTTACTTGTATCGATGCTGCAGCCAATGGATACATCACCTGTCTTCACTTCAACGGAACCCGAGCTGTCAATGTAAAACCAGATAATGGTAAAGACGCAATTTTCGAAATGTTGCAGAAAGGGGTGACAATCTTGGGATAG
- a CDS encoding pseudouridine synthase — protein sequence MSRDNNNSGRPKKPRSSTRNSDSPRSLKSGDSGSKPFKKSFPKAGERNSDSKRSDDTSYQARMNKKYSKTEQEPFITSSGEEKKTFGKSAPKRGGSRPNSFDARDKYERGSLKYGRRPGSQGDDKDQDKAKSFVQQRRFKKVEKDVHKDTIRLNKYIANSGICSRREADELITQGLVEVNGKVVTEMGYQVEKTDKVVFDGQNITPEKPVYVLLNKPKGYISTTKDDKARKTVMDLVANASPYRVFPVGRLDRSTTGVILLTNDGHMTKKLTHPSFDAKKIYHVTLDKKLTNEDLKLISEGIRLDEGVAEVDQISFIEGKPRNEVGIEIHIGWNRVIRRIFQRLGYEVEALDRVMFAGMTKKNIKRGHWRILTEQEVNNLKML from the coding sequence ATGAGCAGAGACAATAATAATTCAGGGAGACCTAAAAAACCTAGATCTTCAACAAGAAACTCAGACAGTCCTCGTTCTCTTAAATCTGGAGATTCCGGATCAAAACCTTTCAAGAAGTCATTCCCTAAAGCGGGAGAAAGAAATTCTGATTCCAAAAGAAGTGACGATACCAGTTATCAAGCTCGAATGAATAAGAAATATTCAAAAACTGAACAAGAACCATTTATTACCAGTTCAGGTGAAGAGAAAAAGACTTTCGGTAAATCTGCTCCCAAAAGAGGAGGTAGCAGACCCAATAGTTTTGACGCTAGAGATAAATACGAAAGAGGCAGCCTGAAATACGGAAGAAGACCCGGATCTCAAGGAGACGACAAAGATCAGGATAAAGCAAAATCTTTTGTACAACAAAGAAGATTCAAGAAAGTAGAAAAGGACGTTCATAAAGATACTATTCGTCTTAATAAATACATTGCCAATTCCGGAATTTGCAGCAGGAGAGAAGCTGACGAGTTAATTACTCAAGGTTTGGTAGAAGTAAACGGTAAAGTAGTAACTGAAATGGGTTACCAGGTTGAAAAAACTGACAAAGTAGTTTTCGACGGACAAAACATTACCCCTGAAAAGCCGGTTTATGTACTTTTAAACAAGCCAAAAGGGTATATTTCTACTACGAAAGATGACAAAGCAAGAAAAACAGTTATGGATTTGGTTGCAAATGCTTCTCCATACAGAGTTTTCCCGGTAGGAAGATTAGACCGTTCTACAACCGGAGTTATTCTTTTGACGAATGACGGACACATGACTAAAAAACTGACGCACCCATCTTTTGATGCGAAGAAAATTTATCATGTTACGTTAGATAAAAAGTTGACGAATGAAGACCTGAAACTTATTTCAGAAGGAATTCGTTTGGATGAAGGTGTTGCTGAAGTTGATCAGATTTCATTTATCGAAGGGAAACCTAGAAATGAAGTTGGAATTGAAATTCATATCGGCTGGAACCGAGTTATCAGAAGAATTTTCCAAAGATTAGGATACGAAGTGGAAGCTCTAGACAGAGTAATGTTTGCAGGAATGACAAAGAAAAACATCAAAAGAGGACACTGGAGAATCCTTACGGAGCAGGAGGTGAATAATCTTAAAATGCTTTAG
- the aroB gene encoding 3-dehydroquinate synthase produces MITLLDENFSQLNQFLTEKSFSKIFILVDENTHEYCLPVLLGNLETDISFEILEIEAGEEMKNIQTANQLWEILTEMQADRKALIINLGGGVITDMGGFVASTYKRGIQFINIPTTLLSMCDASIGGKTGIDLMHYKNMVGTFSFPEQIYAYTRFLDTLPAKELKSGFAEMLKHGLIADKKHWEALIKLQHLDPTGIEPLIPQSMEIKQEVVNADFHEKNVRKTLNFGHTIGHAIESLCLQSENPILHGEAVALGMICESHLSYLEGLISKEDSDLIIENIQRYFSFIDLGDFKDEDIFNLLLNDKKNTDAKINFSLLSGIGSCIYDHECSTENIQKSINYYKKLSEF; encoded by the coding sequence ATGATTACTTTATTAGACGAAAATTTTTCGCAACTTAATCAATTTTTGACCGAAAAATCATTCAGCAAAATTTTTATTTTGGTGGATGAAAATACCCATGAATATTGTCTTCCTGTATTATTAGGGAATTTAGAAACCGATATTTCTTTTGAAATTCTGGAGATTGAAGCGGGTGAAGAAATGAAAAATATTCAGACTGCCAATCAACTTTGGGAAATTCTTACAGAAATGCAGGCCGACCGAAAAGCTTTGATAATCAATCTTGGTGGTGGTGTAATTACCGATATGGGAGGTTTTGTAGCATCTACTTATAAAAGAGGAATTCAGTTTATCAATATTCCGACAACACTTCTTTCAATGTGTGACGCATCTATCGGTGGTAAAACAGGAATTGATCTGATGCATTATAAAAATATGGTGGGAACATTTTCTTTTCCTGAACAAATATATGCTTACACGCGATTTTTAGATACACTTCCTGCAAAAGAACTGAAAAGCGGATTTGCCGAAATGCTGAAACACGGATTAATTGCTGATAAAAAACACTGGGAAGCTTTGATTAAGCTGCAACATCTTGATCCGACAGGAATTGAACCGCTGATTCCACAGTCAATGGAAATTAAGCAGGAAGTTGTAAATGCAGATTTTCATGAGAAAAATGTGAGAAAAACTTTGAACTTCGGTCACACGATTGGTCATGCTATCGAAAGTTTATGTCTTCAGAGCGAAAATCCTATTCTTCACGGTGAAGCAGTTGCATTGGGGATGATTTGCGAAAGCCATCTTTCTTATCTTGAAGGTTTAATTTCTAAAGAAGATTCAGACTTGATTATAGAAAATATTCAGAGATATTTCTCTTTTATTGATTTGGGTGACTTTAAAGATGAAGATATTTTCAACTTATTATTGAATGATAAGAAAAATACAGATGCAAAAATCAATTTTTCTTTGCTTTCAGGAATTGGTTCTTGTATTTATGATCACGAATGTAGCACTGAAAATATTCAAAAATCAATCAATTATTACAAAAAACTAAGTGAATTTTAA
- a CDS encoding porin family protein, whose protein sequence is MKKLILGIAVLSTSLAFAQTTTTTTKTTSSSDVRFGIKGGMNVSSLSKDGSLDDQKSKIGFNAGVFATIPVAESFSIQPEVLYTQYGSKADYTLLGTKYSSSTHLDYVAVPVMFQYSFVPNFYVEAGPEFGLMVSAKNKVKNESNGASSTTDNYKDDLNSFNLGIGLGAGYYFTDNIGITARYVAGVTDVAKDRPNGSDAVRNNTFQVGLAYKF, encoded by the coding sequence ATGAAAAAGTTAATTTTAGGAATCGCAGTTTTGTCAACATCTTTGGCATTTGCTCAGACGACAACCACTACAACTAAAACGACATCGTCTTCAGATGTAAGATTTGGTATCAAAGGAGGAATGAACGTTTCTTCATTATCAAAAGACGGATCATTAGATGACCAAAAATCAAAAATCGGATTTAATGCAGGTGTATTTGCAACAATTCCGGTAGCAGAATCTTTCAGCATTCAACCAGAGGTTTTATATACTCAATACGGAAGTAAAGCAGATTATACTTTATTAGGAACTAAATATTCTTCATCAACACATTTAGATTATGTTGCTGTACCGGTAATGTTCCAGTATAGTTTTGTACCAAACTTCTATGTAGAAGCAGGTCCGGAATTTGGATTGATGGTAAGCGCAAAAAATAAAGTTAAAAACGAATCTAACGGTGCTTCATCAACAACAGATAACTATAAAGATGATTTAAATTCATTCAACTTAGGTATTGGTCTTGGTGCAGGTTATTATTTCACAGATAACATTGGTATTACTGCAAGATATGTTGCTGGTGTAACTGATGTTGCTAAAGACAGACCAAATGGTTCTGATGCTGTAAGAAACAATACTTTCCAAGTAGGTTTAGCTTATAAATTCTAA